GACAGGCCGACCGCCTCGAAGATCTGGGCGCCCCGGTAACTCTGTACCGTGGAAATGCCCATCTTCGACATGACTTTGAGAATCCCCTTCCCGATCGATTTCATGTAACTGACCCTTGCCTCGGTGTCAGAAATCTCTTCTTCCCCGAGCAAGCGTTCGATCACCTGCAAGGCCAGCCACGGGTTTACCGCATCGGCGCCGTACCCGATAAGCGTGCAGAAATGATGCACCTCCCGAGGCTCTCCGCTTTCCACCACGATGGAAGCGCGGGTGCGAAGGCCCTTGCGAATCAGGCGATGATGTACAGCGCCGGTAGCGAGCAATGCCGGAATAGGCGCCAGATTCGGGCCGGCGGCCCGATCCGACAATACCAGCACAGACCGTCCTTCGCGCACCAGCCGCTCCGCCTCATCGCACAGATGATCGAGCGTCTTCCGGAGGCCCTCTCCCCCGCTGTCTCCATCGAATACGATGTCGATCTTCTGTGTCTTCAATTCCTCGATTCCCGAATTCGGGAGACGCGCAAGATCCCGATCCGAAAGAATGGGCTGCTTCAGAATCAGTTTGCGGCAATGCTGCGGCGTCTCCTTGAAAAGGTCCCGCTCGGCGCCCAGTTGCGTGAACAGGGAGGTCACCATCTCTTCACGGATCGCGTCGAGTGGGGGGTTCGTCACCTGGGCAAACAACTGGCGAAAATAATCGTAGAGGAGACGCGGCTTATCCGACAATACAGCGAGGGGCGTATCGTCCCCCATCGAACCGAGAGCTTCCTTTCCATACAGCCCCATAGGCTTCATGAGGAGGCGCTCGTCCTCGAGCGTGTAGCCGAACATTTTCTCCAGAACATGGAGTTCCTCGGGAGAATGCCGTGCCGGTCTTCCGTAATCCGGCAAATCCTGCAGGCGCACGGCGTGATCCCTAAGCCACTCGATATAGGGACGGCGGGTGGCCAGCCTTTGCTTGATTTCCTCGTCTTCAATAACCCGGTGCTCTTCCAGATCAACCAGAAACATCTTGCCGGGCTGCAAGCGCCCCTTCGACACCACATCGGCCGGATCTATATCGAGGACGCCCGTCTCGGAGGCCAGAACGACCAGGCCGTCTTTCGTGACCGTAAACCGGGAGGGCCGCAAGCCATTCCGGTCGAGAATAGCGCCAATGTACCGGCCGTCCGTAAAGGGCAGCACAGCCGGCCCGTCCCAGGGCTCCATCAAACAGGAATGGTACTCGTAAAAGGCGCGCCTCTCCTCGCTCATCTCCCGGGTGTATTCCCAGGCTTCCGGCACGAGCATCATCATAGCGTGCGGAAGCGAACGGCCCGTAAAGTAGAGCAGTTCGAGAGCATTGTCCAGAATGGCCGAATCGCTGGCGCCCTCGGTCAGTATGGGCAAAAGCTTCTGCATGTCGTCGCCGAAGAGTTCCGACTCGAACAGCGACTGCCGGGCATTCATCCAGTTGAAATTGCCCCGGAGCGTGTTGATCTCGCCGTTGTGGCACAAGAAGCGGAATGGCTGCGCCAGCGGCCACTGCGGCAGCGTATTCGTAGAAAATCGCGCATGCACCATCGCAAGCGCGCTTTTCATGCGAGGATCAACGAGGTCCGGATAAAACCCGGGCAGGTCGTCGGCCAATAACATCCCCTTGTACACGATCGTACGCGAGGATAACGAGGGGATATAAAATTCGCTCGTCTCCGGTATATCCGCCCCTGCTATGGTATGTTCAACCACTTTGCGGATCACATACAGTTTGCGTTCAAACGCATCCTGATCCACGGTTTGCTCGCCGCATCCTACCAGCACCTGCCAGAGTTCGGGCTGCATGTCTGCGGCGGCTTCCCCCACGGAATCCGGAGAAACCGGTACGCGGCGCCATCCGAGAAATTCCTGTCCTTCCACCCGAACGGTTTCCTCGACGATATTCCTGCAAAATGTCTGCGCACGGGCGTCCCGGGGTAAAAAAACCATGCCGGCCGCATATTTCCCCGGGGCGCGTACGCCGGCGCCGAGTTCTTTCAGCACGGGCGCCAGAAATTCGTGCGGCATCTGAAGAAGAATTCCCGTTCCGTCGCTTGTCCGGTCATCGCATCCGCATGCCGAGCGATGCGACAGGTTGTTCAGCATTTCCAGTCCCTTCTGCACAATATCGTGGACCGGCTCGTTCTGCACATTGCAAACGAAACCGACGCCGCACGCGTCGTGCTCGTAAAACGAATCGTAAAGACCTTCGCGGATACGTGGTAACTGCATAATGCTTCGGTACTGCCTCCTTCTTCAATCTTCAATCCTGGCCAACGAGGGCTTCCTTCATGGAACGGACCGGCCTGGCGCCTTCCCGCATCAGCGCATACCGGATACCATCTGCAATAGCCTGCCAGCTTGCTTCCAGAATGTTGGTGGACACCCCCACCGTATTCCATGTCTCGTTCCCGTTCTTATGCTCGACAAGCACACGGACATACGCCGCCGTGCCGTCTTCGGGGCTTACCACGCGCACCTTGTAATCGGCAAGATGCACCTGCTCGAGGCTCGGATAAAAGGCGGTCAACACGCCGCGCAATGCGTTCGACAGGGCATCTACCGGCCCTACTCCTTCGGCCACGAGTAATTCCCTGCGGCCATCCACGCGAAGAGCCACCGTTGCCTGGGTGGTATCCGCACCTGCATCGCTGAGTTCACTCTGGACCCGAAGTCGCTCCAGAGAAAAGAACTCCGTTTCCTCGCCCTGAATCTGCCGGAGCAACAGTTCGAATGAAGCTTCGGCGCCTTCGAATTCATACCCGAGATGCTCGAGATCCTTGATGCGCTTTACGGCGCGGGCCGCCTCGTCCGCTTCGCCCAGATCAAGGCCCAGTTCCTGCGCCTTGTAGCGTACGTTGCTGCGACCGGATAAATCAGACACGAGCACCCGGCGCTTGTTACCGACCTGTTCGGGCATGAGATGCTCGTAGGCCGCCGGTTCCTTCATCACCGCCGACACATGGATGCCGCCTTTGTGGGCGAATGCACTCCGACCCACATACGCCGATCGCCCCACCGGATCGAGGTTCGCCACCTCGTATACGAAATGCGAGAGATCCGTGAGTTCACGCATTCTGTCCGGCGCTACGCACGCGTATCCGAGTTTGAGTTGGAGTCCCGGGACAATCGCGGTCAGATCCGCGTTGCCGCAGCGTTCTCCGATCCCATTGATCGTCCCCTGCACATGCCGTGCGCCGGCCTGTACCGCTATGATCGAATTGGCCGCGGCGCATCCGGCGTCATTGTGTGCATGAATGCCGAGCACCACATCGAAGCGATCCGCCACATCCTGGACGATTCGCCCCAGCGTGTGTGGCAGCGTACCGCCGTTCGTGTCGCACAGAGCCAACACGTCCGCCCCCGCTGCCACTGCGGCCTCCAGCGTCTCCAGCGCATAGACCCGGTCATTCAGGTACCCGTCGAAAAAATGCTCTGCATCGTATACCACATGCTTTCCGTGCGCCTTCAGGTATGCTACGGAAGAGCAGATCAGGTCAAGGTTTTCCTCCCTGGTCACGCCCAGGGCCACTTCCACATGGAGCGTCCAGCTTTTGCCAAAAAGGGAAACCACCGGGGTATCCGCTGCCAGCATGGCCTGCAGGTTGGGATCGTCCTCCGGCGCGTACTGCGCACGGCGTGTGGAGCCAAAAGCACAGATGCGCGCCTGTTCCCAATCCACATCCCGCGCCAATTCGAAAAATTCCTGATCTTTCGGATTTGAACCAGGCCATCCCCCTTCTATAATGCC
This Bacteroidetes bacterium SB0662_bin_6 DNA region includes the following protein-coding sequences:
- a CDS encoding citramalate synthase, producing MPEHADEPVLVELFDTTLRDGTQGEHVSLTARDKLRIAKRLDHFGIGIIEGGWPGSNPKDQEFFELARDVDWEQARICAFGSTRRAQYAPEDDPNLQAMLAADTPVVSLFGKSWTLHVEVALGVTREENLDLICSSVAYLKAHGKHVVYDAEHFFDGYLNDRVYALETLEAAVAAGADVLALCDTNGGTLPHTLGRIVQDVADRFDVVLGIHAHNDAGCAAANSIIAVQAGARHVQGTINGIGERCGNADLTAIVPGLQLKLGYACVAPDRMRELTDLSHFVYEVANLDPVGRSAYVGRSAFAHKGGIHVSAVMKEPAAYEHLMPEQVGNKRRVLVSDLSGRSNVRYKAQELGLDLGEADEAARAVKRIKDLEHLGYEFEGAEASFELLLRQIQGEETEFFSLERLRVQSELSDAGADTTQATVALRVDGRRELLVAEGVGPVDALSNALRGVLTAFYPSLEQVHLADYKVRVVSPEDGTAAYVRVLVEHKNGNETWNTVGVSTNILEASWQAIADGIRYALMREGARPVRSMKEALVGQD